The Daucus carota subsp. sativus chromosome 2, DH1 v3.0, whole genome shotgun sequence genome includes a window with the following:
- the LOC108192693 gene encoding ACT domain-containing protein ACR6 isoform X1 → MAVHDDCKLRFLDLKAKRTFRFVVFKIEEKQKQVVFEKVGEPASSYDDFAASLPADECRYAVYDLDFVTAEKFQKSKNNLHCMVNQSHLGWRLQLIMLVAVVIAHKTLESDTFFVTPLRGSVGLMPSQNHTAIELAGMDRPALLSEVCAFLTDLHCNVVNAVIWMHNARAAAVFHVTDDSIGCAIEDPKQLLTIKELLRNVLKGSSDLKTTKMTLSPPGVTRRERRLRQIVFADRDYEITASSRDGKNDEKSSRPRVNIGNCIEKDYTVITMKSKDRPKLLFDTLCTVTDMQYVIFHGVVHTGRLEAYQVKIYPGDVRYRQVGL, encoded by the exons ATGGCTGTGCATGACGACTGCAAACTAAGGTTCCTGGATCTGAAGGCGAAAAGAACCTTCAGATTTGTTGTTTTCAAGATTGAAGAGAAACAAAAGCAAGTTGTTTTTGAAAAGGTGGGCGAGCCAGCTTCAAGTTATGATGACTTTGCTGCAAGTCTTCCTGCTGACGAATGTCGCTATGCTGTTTATGATTTAGATTTTGTGACTGCGGAGAAATTTCAGAAAAGCAAAAATAATCTTCATTGCATGGTAAACCAAAGTCATTTAG GTTGGCGGCTTCAATTGATAATGTTAGTAGCTGTTGTTATCGCACACAAG ACACTTGAAAGTGACACTTTTTTCGTGACTCCTTTGAGAGGGTCGGTGGGATTGATGCCTTCTCAAAATCACACCGCAATTGAATTAGCTGGAATGGACAGACCTGCTCTACTGTCTGAAGTGTGTGCATTTCTCACTGACCTTCACTGTAATGTGGTGAATGCCGTGATATGGATGCACAATGCTAGAGCTGCAGCTGTGTTTCATGTCACTGATGACTCAATTGGATGTGCTATTGAAGACCCAAAACAGCTCTTAACAATCAAGGAACTCCTTCGAAATGTTCTTAAAGGAAGTAGTGACTTGAAGACGACCAAGATGACCCTTTCACCACCTGGTGTCACGCGCAGGGAGAGAAGACTACGTCAAATTGTGTTTGCTGATCGGGACTATGAAATAACTGCAAGTTCTAGAGATGGGAAAAATGATGAGAAGAGTTCAAGACCACGTGTAAATATAGGTAATTGCATTGAGAAGGACTACACTGTGATAACTATGAAGTCAAAGGACCGACCTAAGCTTCTGTTTGATACGCTTTGCACTGTAACTGACATGCAGTATGTAATCTTTCATGGTGTGGTTCACACTGGGAGGCTGGAAGCTTACCAGGTAAAAATATATCCTGG
- the LOC108192693 gene encoding ACT domain-containing protein ACR6 isoform X2, producing MVNQSHLGWRLQLIMLVAVVIAHKTLESDTFFVTPLRGSVGLMPSQNHTAIELAGMDRPALLSEVCAFLTDLHCNVVNAVIWMHNARAAAVFHVTDDSIGCAIEDPKQLLTIKELLRNVLKGSSDLKTTKMTLSPPGVTRRERRLRQIVFADRDYEITASSRDGKNDEKSSRPRVNIGNCIEKDYTVITMKSKDRPKLLFDTLCTVTDMQYVIFHGVVHTGRLEAYQVKIYPGDVRYRQVGL from the exons ATGGTAAACCAAAGTCATTTAG GTTGGCGGCTTCAATTGATAATGTTAGTAGCTGTTGTTATCGCACACAAG ACACTTGAAAGTGACACTTTTTTCGTGACTCCTTTGAGAGGGTCGGTGGGATTGATGCCTTCTCAAAATCACACCGCAATTGAATTAGCTGGAATGGACAGACCTGCTCTACTGTCTGAAGTGTGTGCATTTCTCACTGACCTTCACTGTAATGTGGTGAATGCCGTGATATGGATGCACAATGCTAGAGCTGCAGCTGTGTTTCATGTCACTGATGACTCAATTGGATGTGCTATTGAAGACCCAAAACAGCTCTTAACAATCAAGGAACTCCTTCGAAATGTTCTTAAAGGAAGTAGTGACTTGAAGACGACCAAGATGACCCTTTCACCACCTGGTGTCACGCGCAGGGAGAGAAGACTACGTCAAATTGTGTTTGCTGATCGGGACTATGAAATAACTGCAAGTTCTAGAGATGGGAAAAATGATGAGAAGAGTTCAAGACCACGTGTAAATATAGGTAATTGCATTGAGAAGGACTACACTGTGATAACTATGAAGTCAAAGGACCGACCTAAGCTTCTGTTTGATACGCTTTGCACTGTAACTGACATGCAGTATGTAATCTTTCATGGTGTGGTTCACACTGGGAGGCTGGAAGCTTACCAGGTAAAAATATATCCTGG